From one Flavobacterium sp. N502536 genomic stretch:
- a CDS encoding TIGR00730 family Rossman fold protein yields MRLEDFDNDEDKVIQDRLKQKTWNEIRTNDSWAIFKIMAEFVNGYESMGRIGPCVSIFGSARTKPDDKYYLLAEKIAYKISKAGYGVITGGGPGIMEAGNKGAHLGGGTSVGLNIELPFEQHFNPYIDHDKNLNFDYFFVRKVMFVKYSQGFVVMPGGFGTLDEMFEAITLIQTKKIGKFPIILVGVEFWSGLIEWVKTVLVEKMHTVSPEDLNLFKIVDTEDEVVDVLDKFYKKYDLSPNF; encoded by the coding sequence ATGAGATTAGAAGATTTTGATAATGATGAGGATAAAGTAATTCAGGACCGTTTAAAACAAAAAACGTGGAATGAAATCAGAACCAACGACAGCTGGGCGATTTTTAAAATCATGGCTGAATTTGTAAACGGTTATGAAAGTATGGGACGTATTGGTCCATGTGTATCTATTTTTGGATCGGCAAGAACAAAACCAGACGACAAATATTATTTATTGGCAGAGAAAATTGCTTATAAAATCAGTAAAGCAGGTTACGGAGTAATCACAGGAGGTGGTCCCGGAATCATGGAAGCTGGAAACAAAGGAGCACATTTAGGTGGCGGAACTTCTGTTGGACTAAACATCGAATTGCCTTTTGAGCAGCATTTCAATCCTTATATCGATCACGATAAAAACCTGAATTTCGATTATTTCTTTGTGAGAAAAGTAATGTTCGTTAAATATTCACAAGGTTTTGTGGTAATGCCAGGAGGTTTTGGAACTCTTGACGAAATGTTTGAAGCTATCACTTTGATTCAAACTAAAAAAATTGGAAAATTCCCAATTATATTAGTTGGAGTTGAATTCTGGTCAGGATTAATCGAATGGGTTAAAACAGTACTTGTAGAAAAAATGCATACGGTAAGCCCTGAAGACTTGAACTTGTTTAAGATTGTAGATACTGAAGATGAAGTAGTTGATGTCTTGGATAAATTCTACAAAAAATACGATTTGAGTCCAAAT